TGATCAATGCTGGAGAAGAATTTTACGCAACAATGAGAAGAAGTACGAATGGTGGAGGAGAGAACTCGCCTAAATTAAGTGGTGAAGATGATATGTACGAATTGTTTATGACAGCGATCAAATAAGTGCATTGATAAGAATGCTTTGACATTCATGCAAGTAATATTTTCTTAAGAGAGATTCCGCAGGTAAGGATCAATGAACTATGCAAAGATACGTTGCTTCCTTATGCGAAACGATTAAATATTGACTATGTGTGGGTACATGGAGCTGCTACTGTGTTAGAAGCAACTTTTGCACATTCATTAAATATGATCGGAACTCCAGTGCTTGTCGTGGAGATGGGCGTTGGAATGCGCGTGACAAAAGAGTACTGCAAACAATTAGTGGATGGTATTTTTGTAGAGATGAAAGATCTTGGAATGTGGCAAGGAGAAGTTATTACACCGAAAGATCCGTTGATCTCCACGGATGGAGAAGTCCACTATCTGAATGCGGGATATGCAGGAATCTTTCTTCCAACGGTAGAACATTGGACAAATGTTAAAAAGGGAGATAAGATCGGAGAAATTCTAGATCCATTGGAGGGCGTTGTGAAAGAAGAATTATATTCAGAATGTGATGGAATATTATTTACACTAAGAGAATATCCGGTTGTAAGTGAAGGATCACTGATTGGACGTATTCTGGAAAGGCAGGCGTGAGAATGGAAAAAGTTTTACTCTATCAGATGGATTCTCTTTACAGGGATTCGTTTAAAATTTATGGATATCATTTTGGAGGAAATGAAAAAACAGTCTGTATTGTCGGTGCGATCCGTGGAAATGAAATTCAACAATTATATATGTGTTCCAATCTGATCAAAACGTTAAAATTATTGGAAGAAAGAAGATGCCTTGATGAGAATCTTGGAATTATGATCGTTCCTTCTGTTAATCCATATTCACTCAATACAAGTACAAGGTTCTGGGCAACGGATAATACAGATATCAATCGAATGTTTCCAGGATATGATCTGGGTGAGACAACACAAAGGATTGCAGACGGATTTTTCCAAAAAGTAAAAGATTATACTTATGGAATCCATTTTACAAGCTTTTATCTGGAAGGAAATTTCACTCCGCATGTCAGAATCATGAAAACAGGATATGAAAATGTAGAAGTGGCAAAAGAATTTGCAATGCCATATATTATGTTAAGAAATCCAAAACCTTATGATACGACAACTCTGAATTATGAATGGCAGGTATGGGGAACACAGGCATTTTCGATTTATACACCGGAAACAGATCAGGTTGATGTAAAACAGGCACGTTACGGAATTGATGCAGTGATCAAGTCGCCATGCGAGGGATGTTTGTTTTATCATGGATCCAATCCATTGATCTACTCGAATACTGCAATTGCAAAGATCATAAAGGATACAGATTTTATTTAAATGAATCTTGACGTATAAAATAAACTCTGTTAAAATGCCACTTAGTGATAAAGTAAAATATGATAGGGCATTGCGTATGCAATGCTACGGTTTGGACATCCATAATCCATTTTAAGTAAGGATTATGGATGTTTTTTGGCCTATAAAATAAGATTTGGAAAGGAGTTTTTATGGAAAACTATTTATTTGAAAAAATGTCAGTTCCAAAGGCATATATGAAACTTGCACTGCCAGTGGTATTAAGTATGATTGTATCATTAGTATATAACATGGTAGATACCTATTTTATCGCCCTGACAGGAGTGCAGGAACTGGTTGCCGGAGTGTCACTCGTAGCACCGATGTTTACCTTAATGATCGCATTTGGAGATATCTTCGGACTTGGAGGAAGTTCCGCGATTTCAAGATTGTTAGGAGAGAAGAAAGATAACGAGGCAAAGAAAACATGCGCATTCTGTATCTGGATATCTTTGGTATTTGGACTATGTATCAGTGCAATCCTATTATTATTCCGTACACAGATTCTCGGATTATTAGGAGTTGGCAAAGATACATACCAGTATGCCAATGCCTACTACACATGGATTGCGATTGGTGCAGTATCTATCATTTTCAGCATGGTGCCAAGCAATATCCTAAGAACCGAAGGATTAGCAGTCCAGTCAATGGCAGGATCAATTATTGGTTCCATTGTAAATATCATCTTTGACCCAATCTTTATCTTTGGATTAAACCAGGGGGCAGCAGGAGCCGCCATGGCAACAGTTCTTGGAAATATCATTGCAGATATTTATTATGTATATGCGGTGATGAAGAAATCAAAGAGACTGACATGTTCTCCATCCCATATGAAGGTCACAGGAAGAAGGATCAGAGATATCTTAATGATCGGAATTCCAGCATCGATCACAAATATCATGCAGACCTTTATGATGGTCATGACCAATAATTTTTTACTTACATATGGAACAGATAAAGTCGCAGCGATGGGAATCGCATTAAAGGTTAATATGATCACAGCCTTAGTACTCGTAGGATTTGCCTTCGGAGGACAGCCGCTGGTCGGATACAACTACGGGGCTAAAAATGAAAAAAGATTAAAAAATATCCTGAAATTTGCATATTTATTTGAAATGGGATTAGGACTATTATTTACGATTCTCATGTGTATTTTCGCACCACAGATCATCAAAGTATTTATGGATAAACCAGATATCATAACAAATGGAGCCATGATGTTAAGATTCCAGCAGATCGGAATGACCTTTATGTCCGTGAGCCTGATCTCAACCTGCGTATGTCAGGCCGTTGGAAATGCAGGAGGAGCTTTTGTTTTATCCATTAGCAGACAGGGTGTGATCTATGTATTAGCACTTTTTATCATGTCAAATGTGTTTGGATATACAGGAGTTTTGGTATCACAGGCGTGTTCAGACGTGGTTACAGCATTGATCGCAGCAGTTATTATGCTTAAGATCATGAAAAAACTTACAAATAAAAATGAATAAATATACGTTGCAAGAAGAGATCAAAAAAGCTGACAGTTTTACCATGTCAGTTTTTTTACAATTCTAAGAAACTTTTTCAAAGCTTCACTTGGCTCATTTGCATACATTAATCCATAAGGCAGAGTCAGATCTGTATCCAGAGGAATCGTAACAATATGTTGATTATCAAGATCATGCATAGAAATTTGTTTGTGATCACAAAGAGGGTGGTTCTTAGGAATGGCACAACAAATTGGTGTCCTGTCAAGTTCAAGAAACTGACAAAGTCTCTTCCAGTCAGCAGGCCCATAAATACCTTCAAACAGATCATATTTGCTTCCAAGAACGGAAAATGTTTCTCCTCTTTGCTGGTAGTCCGTCATTGGGAGAATTTCTATTTTTAAATCTGGATATTGCCCAATTTGGAAGCAACACAAAAACGATCATAAAAGATGAAAACAGCATGGTCATGATGATTTCCGATGAAACTGGAGAAGGTAAGATGACAGTTCATCAGATTCTGCCAGGTATCATGATCTGTTTTACCGATATGCATATGGAACAATGTATGTCCGAGTTTGAATTAAACAGCGGACAGAAAGTTCTATGCATCGACCAATGCAGAGAAGGACGCATCGAGATGGAAAAGATCCGTGCGATCCATGAGCAGATTACATCAAATTTACAAGTGAGAGTCACAATCGAAGAATTGTCAAAACAATACGATATGCCAGCAACAAGCATGAAAAAATGTTTTCGTGAAATTTATGGAGATTCCATTTATTCTTACCAGAAGAGATAACGTATGAATGTTGCAGCCAATCTGTTAATGGAAGATTCCAAAGTAGAGATTCAAGAAATTGCATTGAAAATGGGATACGAAAATCCAGGAAAATTTTCATCCGCATTTAAAAGCGTGATGGGCGTGACACCAGCCAAATATAGAAAGCATTAAAAAGATCAGCAAATCGGTCATTATTTTTCCAGAAGTTTTTTAATATAGTATCTGGTTTGATTTTATTTAATTTAGCCATAGCCGCAGCTCACTTTATCGAACGTACGTTTGTTGTGCGAGGTAAGTATAACATAAATAAAGAGAAAATAAAATATATTGACAAAAAAATATAAATAAAATATAATAATATAAACTTTATAAAATAAAGGAACTTTAAAAACAAAAGGAGATAGAGAAGATGGACAATAAAACATACGAAGAAGATTTTAAAATGATTCGATCAGCAATCGATGGAGCAAAGAATCCAATGAATCAATTAGGTGGATTTTTTAAAAGCTATGCAATTATTAATATGATAACCGTTGTGTTGTATTTAATCGTCAGTTTATATCAAGGATTCGTGAGGGAAATGTATATTGGGAGAATGATATGTTTTGTTTATTTGGCGTATTATATTTTCCGAATGTACAAAGAGGAAAAAAGCAATACTAATCATTATTATCAGGCGATGCTTTATATTTATGGAAGCGTTGTAGTTGTGATCCCAGTCATTTTATGGATTGCAGGAATTATCGGATCATTTACATTAAATAATGAAGCTTCTCAGGCAGGAAAAATGTTAGAAATGTTGATGAATTTACAGGTGTTTTCAGCAATTATCTTATTAAGTGTATCATTTTTAATTGTCAGTTTTGTACGTGATAACAAAATATATGCTGTATGTGCGATAGGTAATTTAGTCGTTTACCTGATCGCATTTGCGATAGATCAGGAATTATCAATTGGAAATATCGTGATACACTATCAAGATTTGTATTATTATGTTATGCTTATTATTGGCTATATGATATTAGCAAAATGTATAAGAAAAGAATGATTATAAATGAAAGAGGATATGTTACAGGGTGAAAGAATATCAAATACAGGAAGCATTTTGTTCAAAACTCAGACTACTGATCATCAGTCATCTGATCACAAAAAAATTGCTTTTTACAGAACTAAAGAAATTAACAAATGCATCGGACGGTAATCTTAGTATACAGCTGAAGAAATTAGAAAGCTGGGAATATGTTAAATCTGAAAAGAAACTAATGAATGGGAAAGCGGTAACACAATATGAA
The sequence above is drawn from the Anaerostipes hadrus ATCC 29173 = JCM 17467 genome and encodes:
- a CDS encoding MATE family efflux transporter produces the protein MENYLFEKMSVPKAYMKLALPVVLSMIVSLVYNMVDTYFIALTGVQELVAGVSLVAPMFTLMIAFGDIFGLGGSSAISRLLGEKKDNEAKKTCAFCIWISLVFGLCISAILLLFRTQILGLLGVGKDTYQYANAYYTWIAIGAVSIIFSMVPSNILRTEGLAVQSMAGSIIGSIVNIIFDPIFIFGLNQGAAGAAMATVLGNIIADIYYVYAVMKKSKRLTCSPSHMKVTGRRIRDILMIGIPASITNIMQTFMMVMTNNFLLTYGTDKVAAMGIALKVNMITALVLVGFAFGGQPLVGYNYGAKNEKRLKNILKFAYLFEMGLGLLFTILMCIFAPQIIKVFMDKPDIITNGAMMLRFQQIGMTFMSVSLISTCVCQAVGNAGGAFVLSISRQGVIYVLALFIMSNVFGYTGVLVSQACSDVVTALIAAVIMLKIMKKLTNKNE
- a CDS encoding transcriptional regulator; this translates as MKEYQIQEAFCSKLRLLIISHLITKKLLFTELKKLTNASDGNLSIQLKKLESWEYVKSEKKLMNGKAVTQYEITEMGIQQFEEYVDFLESVIKGKGI
- a CDS encoding M14 family metallopeptidase; translation: MEKVLLYQMDSLYRDSFKIYGYHFGGNEKTVCIVGAIRGNEIQQLYMCSNLIKTLKLLEERRCLDENLGIMIVPSVNPYSLNTSTRFWATDNTDINRMFPGYDLGETTQRIADGFFQKVKDYTYGIHFTSFYLEGNFTPHVRIMKTGYENVEVAKEFAMPYIMLRNPKPYDTTTLNYEWQVWGTQAFSIYTPETDQVDVKQARYGIDAVIKSPCEGCLFYHGSNPLIYSNTAIAKIIKDTDFI
- a CDS encoding helix-turn-helix domain-containing protein, giving the protein MNVAANLLMEDSKVEIQEIALKMGYENPGKFSSAFKSVMGVTPAKYRKH
- a CDS encoding succinylglutamate desuccinylase/aspartoacylase family protein; translation: MLEATFAHSLNMIGTPVLVVEMGVGMRVTKEYCKQLVDGIFVEMKDLGMWQGEVITPKDPLISTDGEVHYLNAGYAGIFLPTVEHWTNVKKGDKIGEILDPLEGVVKEELYSECDGILFTLREYPVVSEGSLIGRILERQA